A region from the Vicia villosa cultivar HV-30 ecotype Madison, WI linkage group LG3, Vvil1.0, whole genome shotgun sequence genome encodes:
- the LOC131657623 gene encoding cytokinin hydroxylase-like — MVFVALSQTLFVLTSTILAICLCLLTTLTYFWWILPNHKLQNLKKYGFDGPTPSFPFGNIKEMKRNSSFSSSLDITHNIHATISPYYSSWQKSFGKVFIYWLGVEPFLYVADPEFLKKMSGKVMAKEWGKPSVFRKDRKPMFGNGLAMAEGSIWVHHRHVIAPTFTPINVKTMASMMIDSTKKMIKRWDSQSNSGHHELDLESEIVAMSGEIIARAGLGMDNENGKIVFDKLRTLQMTLFKTNRYVGVPFGKFFNFKKTLEAKKIGEQVDILLLSLIESRMNSNDKKQYEQDLLGRLLKENNEVDGQMNKAFTKKELVDECKTFFFGGYETTSLSITWTLFLLALHQDWQNQLRDEIKQVVGNIEELDINLLAHLKKMKWVMNEALRLYPPSPNVQRQTMEDIQVDNVKVPKGTNIWIDVVAMHHDVTLWGNDANKFKPERFMNDANGECNHKMGYLPFGFGGRACVGRNLTFMEYKIVLTLLLSKFKFKLSPSYYHSPTIMLSLRPSHGLPLIVQSIL; from the exons ATGGTTTTTGTTGCATTATCACAAACTCTTTTTGTGCTCACTTCAACAATACTTGCTATATGTCTTTGCTTGCTCACAACACTAACATATTTTTGGTGGATTTTACCAAACCATAAACTTCAAAACCTTAAGAAATATGGATTTGATGGACCAACACCAAGTTTTCCATTTGGAAACattaaagaaatgaaaagaaattcttccttttcttcttcgCTTGATATCACTCATAATATTCACGCTACCATTTCCCCTTACTATTCTTCATGGCAAAAATCTTTTG gGAAAGTTTTCATATATTGGTTAGGGGTAGAACCATTTTTATACGTTGCAGATCCAGAATTCTTGAAGAAAATGTCTGGAAAAGTTATGGCCAAGGAATGGGGAAAACCAAGTGTTTTTAGAAAAGATAGAAAACCAATGTTTGGAAATGGTTTGGCGATGGCTGAAGGCAGCATATGGGTACATCATCGACATGTTATAGCCCCAACATTTACTCCAATTAATGTTAAG ACAATGGCAAGCATGATGATTGATTCGACAAAGAAAATGATCAAAAGATGGGATTCCCAAAGTAACTCCGGCCACCATGAACTCGATCTCGAAAGCGAGATTGTAGCAATGTCCGGAGAAATCATAGCAAGAGCAGGCCTTGGAATGGATAATGAAAATGgaaaaatagtttttgataaaCTAAGAACTTTGCAAATGACCCTTTTTAAGACCAATAGATATGTGGGGGTTCCCTTTGGAAAATTCTTTAATTTTAAGAAAACATTAGAAGCCAAGAAAATTGGTGAACAAGTTGACATACTCTTGTTATCCTTAATAGAAAGCAGGATGAATTCAAATGATAAGAAACAATATGAACAAGATTTGTTGGGTCGTTTGTTGAAAGAAAATAATGAGGTTGATGGACAAATGAACAAGGCTTTTACAAAAAAGGAGTTGGTTGATGAGTGCAAGACATTTTTCTTTGGTGGATATGAGACTacatcactttcaatcacatggACTTTGTTCCTTCTAGCTTTGCATCAAGATTGGCAAAACCAATTGAGAGATGAAATTAAACAAGTTGTTGGTAATATTGAAGAACTTGATATCAACTTGCTTGCTCATTTAAAGAAG ATGAAATGGGTGATGAATGAAGCACTTAGACTCTACCCACCATCTCCAAATGTGCAAAGGCAAACAATGGAGGACATTCAAGTAGATAATGTAAAGGTTCCTAAAGGGACCAACATTTGGATTGATGTTGTAGCAATGCATCATGATGTTACATTATGGGGGAATGATGCCAACAAGTTCAAACCAGAGAGATTTATGAATGATGCAAATGGGGAATGCAACCACAAAATGGGATACTTGCCATTTGGTTTTGGAGGGAGAGCATGTGTTGGTAGGAACTTGACATTCATGGAGTATAAGATAGTGTTAACCCTACTTCTTTCTAAGTTTAAGTTTAAACTCTCTCCTAGTTATTACCATTCTCCTACCATCATGTTGTCTCTTAGACCTAGTCATGGACTTCCTCTCATTGTTCAATCAATATTGTAG